Proteins encoded within one genomic window of Gammaproteobacteria bacterium:
- a CDS encoding pyridoxal-phosphate dependent enzyme, producing MNITPAVTPLQKLQSEILDRAEVTLWVKRLDLIHPVVSGNKWYKLKYNLLAAQAQGATTVLSFGGAYSNHIHALAGACKMLGLSSIGVIRGEPHTPLNATLRYAQSCGMRLHYLNRSDYRLKHTDAIQQPLKDEYGELYIVPEGGSNALALKGVAELIPELGDDYDRLCCACGSGGTLAGLICGLHGHKQLEGFAALKGASFLYADVRRLLSEAGLADQNNWQINLDYHFGGFAKTTAELLAFIHKFETEQGIPLEPLYTGKLFYGLFERIKAQAYPRGTRIIALHSGGLQGVDRQWQ from the coding sequence ATTAGATCGTGCTGAGGTGACGCTGTGGGTGAAGCGGCTTGACCTTATCCACCCGGTAGTTTCAGGTAACAAGTGGTATAAGTTGAAATACAATCTACTGGCCGCCCAGGCGCAAGGTGCGACCACCGTGCTCAGCTTTGGTGGTGCCTACTCCAACCATATTCATGCCCTGGCAGGAGCTTGTAAAATGCTTGGGCTCTCCTCCATCGGAGTCATACGAGGCGAACCGCACACGCCGCTTAACGCGACACTGCGCTATGCACAGTCGTGCGGGATGCGGCTCCACTATCTTAATCGCAGCGACTATCGGCTTAAACATACTGACGCTATCCAGCAGCCGCTAAAAGATGAGTATGGTGAGCTGTATATAGTGCCCGAAGGGGGAAGCAATGCGCTGGCACTCAAGGGGGTTGCTGAGCTGATTCCGGAGCTGGGCGATGATTACGACCGGCTCTGTTGCGCCTGCGGCAGTGGCGGTACCTTGGCTGGGTTGATCTGCGGACTGCATGGGCACAAGCAGCTGGAGGGTTTCGCTGCACTGAAAGGGGCCAGTTTTTTATATGCAGATGTACGGCGACTGCTATCAGAGGCCGGTTTAGCCGATCAAAATAACTGGCAAATTAACCTCGACTACCACTTTGGCGGCTTCGCAAAAACAACCGCTGAACTGCTGGCATTTATTCATAAATTTGAAACGGAGCAGGGAATACCGCTGGAGCCACTCTATACGGGAAAGCTTTTTTACGGGCTGTTTGAGCGAATAAAAGCACAAGCATACCCCCGAGGAACGCGCATCATTGCACTGCATAGCGGTGGCTTGCAGGGAGTAGACCGGCAATGGCAATAG